One window of the Colletotrichum lupini chromosome 9, complete sequence genome contains the following:
- a CDS encoding DASH complex subunit Duo1, with amino-acid sequence GHCTPIRTFGTTVSPLLSAPHSLHPTFSPKRPKTSKPKSLNPSTNNVTLRLAPRFLTARTSQTALQTERPLIQVWTDNRRIEQSHNQSVAAAERPSAPTTMADYTDDSITEDIWASPGPEGRGAPPSERPETPRTPKTPKTPKTPANQTHNAPYDREASLRKELEGVRNINAAIEGIISTLDKAKGNMNTVGSTVSNASTLLNTWTRILSQTEHNQRLILNPNWQGASNDLVQLEAETLQKQQLAERRAAEEERRREAARRKREEEDEERQRQAAVGSAPRGRGVSRGRVRGTSSATRGHSYSSSTSRIGRGAASVRGGYRGRARGTE; translated from the exons GGCCACTGTACACCTATTCGTACCTTTGGCACCACAGTGTCTCCACTCCTGAGTGCCCCTCACTCGTTGCATCCCACATTTTCCCCCAAGCGACCGAAGACCTCTAAACCAAAAAGTCTTAATCCATCAACAAATAACGTCACACTCCGTCTTGCGCCGCGCTTCCTGACAGCACGAACAAGCCAGACTGCGCTTCAAACGGAACGTCCCCTCATCCAAGTCTGGACCGACAATCGCCGAATAGAACAGAGCCACAACCAATCTGTGGCTGCAGCTGAACGCCCAAGTGCCCCTACCACTATGGCAGACTACACCGACGATTCCATCACCGAGGACATATGGGCATCTCCTGGCCCCGAGGGCAGAGGTGCACCTCCCTCCGAGCGGCCCGAAACCCCTAGAACACCAAAGACACCCAAGACACCAAAGACGCCAGCAAATCAGACTCACAATGCCCCATATGACAGAGAGGCTTCTTTGCGGAAAGAATTGGAGGGGGTGCGGAACATCAATGCTGCCATTGAAGGCATAATCAGCACCCTTGACAAGGCCAAGGGCAACATGAAT ACTGTTGGCAGCACCGTGTCAAACGCATCCACACTCCTCAACACCTGGACCCGAATCCTCTCCCAAACCGAACACAATCAGCGACTCATTCTGAACCCTAACTGGCAAGGCGCAAGTAACGACTTGGTACAACTGGAGGCAGAGACTCTACAGAAGCAGCAGCTTGCCGAGAGACGGGCGGCTGAAGAAGAGAGGCGACGCGAAGCGGCTCGGAGGAAGAgagaggaggaagacgaaGAGCGACAGAGACAGGCGGCAGTCGGCAGCGCACCACGTGGCCGGGGAGTTTCTCGTGGGCGTGTGCGAGGCACCTCATCAGCAACCCGCGGTCACAGCTACTCGAGTAGCACATCGAGGATCGGCAGGGGCGCGGCGAGCGTTCGCGGTGGATATCGGGGCCGAGCTAGAGGTACGGAGTAA